From the genome of Nicotiana sylvestris chromosome 2, ASM39365v2, whole genome shotgun sequence, one region includes:
- the LOC104217094 gene encoding bifunctional nuclease 2, whose protein sequence is MVGAQLRIHTVAGLLTDQPETSRWSASCHCYSSVRNISFHLSSKNKHCRKSRLTVICSKSSRGSFNRKSNQSDEHDDDYIEAVVLVSETMRHYQMRMRGFQEPRWHSSAHLIPFSFHTKDPIADASSLGTGFLRRFQNPTIFLKISCDGEYVLPIIVGEYAVEKLIDSLHEEETGDWPDQFQLVRNLLLKLGYEVKMVKITERVTNTYFARIFFHKPGEKDIISVDARPSDAINVARRCKAPIFVNKQIVLADAKRIVHGMDRSSRVKSTYDVLLDSASDGPDLLSEELSMVRSMNLAVNEERYNDAAMWKDKLMRLRESTHEL, encoded by the exons ATGGTCGGAGCTCAGTTGAGGATCCATACGGTCGCCGGACTTTTGACGGATCAACCGGAAACTAGCCGGTGGAGTGCCAGCTGTCACTGTTACTCCTCGGTTCGAAACATCTCATTCCATCTCTCTTCTAAAAATAAGCATTGTCGAAAATCAAGATTAACGGTGATCTGCAGTAAATCGTCACGTGGAAGCTTCAATCGGAAATCTAATCAGAGTGATGAACACGATGATGATTATATTGAAGCCGTCGTCCTCGTCTCAG AGACTATGAGGCACTACCAAATGCGTATGCGTGGATTTCAAGAACCAAGATGGCACTCATCTGCTCACTTGATTCCATTTTCTTTTCACACCAAGGATCCTATTGCTGATGCGTCATCTTTAGGGACAGGATTTCTTCGCCGTTTCCAGAATCCAACTATTTTTCTTAAGATTTCTTGTGATGGCGAATATGTCTTGCCAATTATTGTTG GAGAATATGCTGTCGAAAAACTTATAGATTCATTGCATGAGGAGGAGACTGGG GATTGGCCGGACCAATTCCAGCTTGTGAGGAATCTATTGCTGAAACTTGGCTATGAA GTTAAAATGGTGAAGATTACAGAAAGAGTGACTAACACTTACTTTGCCAGAATATTTTTCCACAAG CCAGGGGAAAAAGATATTATAAGTGTGGATGCTCGTCCTTCAGATGCCATTAATGTTGCCAGAAGATGCAAG GCACCAATATTTGTGAATAAGCAAATTGTTTTGGCTGATGCAAAAAGAATAGTTCATGGAATGGACCGATCAAGCAGAGTTAAGTCCACGTATGATGTATTATTAGATAG TGCATCAGATGGCCCCGATTTACTTTCTGAAGAACTTAGTATGGTGAGAAGTATGAACTTAGCAGTGAATGAGGAGCGGTACAATGATGCAG CTATGTGGAAGGACAAACTGATGAGGCTTCGTGAGTCAACGCACGAGCTCTAA